The Malus sylvestris chromosome 8, drMalSylv7.2, whole genome shotgun sequence genomic interval TTGGGGATTGCTTGCATTGATAAGAGCTGCAGCAGGTTCTACAAGGGAATCATGGGAAGGCATCACGAAACCCGGCTGAAATCCGAGCTGCACTTGAATTTATCAATACCTGGTGTTCAGCACTTTTTAACTTCTCATTGTTGATAACCTACAATATCGCAGTAACAAGTTTGCAACCGTGTATAATTTGTAGATGGTCATGCATAGCAAAGCAAAAAAGGCGACCGGTGAGGAACATGCATGGTAGGGAGGGAGGGTGTACCTGTAATTGATAACCGGCATTAACCAGAAGCGCATTTTGAAGAGTAACAACAGAAATCCATTCCCCATCCTTGAGAACTTGAAGACCATTGACAAGATCATCCCCTTGGAGTAAAATGGTTGTAAGGTTTGGATCACCGTGTTTAGGTAATCCTAGTGTTAAACTTGGTTCCGGGCTAGGCGGGTGATAATTTGCTGACAGTAAGATTTCCAAGCCAGTTCCCTCGCTTGTGTGGAGCATTCCCGACAACATCTCTGAATTCAAATCTCATCAACAAAACCTTTTGATTAACTACTAGCTGTCTGCAGCACTAGTACGAATAACTTACAAGCTACATACATAATTACAGATGGAAGAAAttgaatacaacaacaacaacaacaaagccttttcccactaagtggggttgggggggatgcaacacgaggacttcccaggaggtcacccatcctagtactactctcgtcCAAACTCGCTTAACCTGAAAAAATCCAAATTCTTGGCTAGCCTTGAGTATTTGGTCAGCTATATCACAAGCTTGCGCTGCTCCTTCACCATCCCCAAATCAATGACTGGAATGTTGTTATTGTTGCATAGAGGAACGACGGTAAGCTTCCCGGGCGTTACATCGGGTGGGAATATGTAACCCTCAGCTCAGGCATAGGTCTTTCTTTATACCTTCTTGATATAAGCTTCTTCATTCTTCCCTTTCAACCTGAATATGATTTCAAAAAAGTCAGTCACTGCTTTGCATCTcttatcttttgtttactaTTCTTTTTATATTCGAGGATCAATTAGTTGTATAATGATAAAGTCTTCATTTACAGTCTTGCCATATGGCCCAAGCTTTACTGTTCATCTGCCCCCCCCCCCCGGAAACAAAACTCAGGTCTCACTTTGCCTCTTAAAACTGAAAAATTGTAACTTGACCCggacttggatcctctcctgagcccaaggagaggatcctcctgactaaATGACttgggccgttggatgaaaatccaacggctacaaacagagaggtccctttaaagttataataattatagtcgttggattttcatccaacggtccaaatcctttggtcaggaggatcctctcgttgggctcaggagaggatccaagtccACTTGACCCATGTGCTTCAATCCAAGGATAGATGCCGAGAGAAATGTCAGCAACCTTGCACTAACCTTTGCATTTGGACCTTCTCATCTTTATCAAATGTCATATCATTttacaataaataaaaagacaTTTAATCTAaaggaaaactaaagaaaatggcttgaaaactttgagttttaacgataatgacaaaataaagggtaaagtgaatagtaccatgattgactttttagtgtaaaaatgtggttttttgttaaaatgaacaatacttggagcttttcgttaaaattcccttaatCTAATGCCTTCGAAAttatattctttattttttaatctttaatctctaGCCAAAAGGGTTAGAAAGTCTATTTTTGTGTGTACAAAATGACACGACATGTGATAAAATGAGAATGTTGGAATACAAAGGTTGCTAGCACCACCATAGATACCAAAAGCTACTATTGAGAGTTGAGGGTGAGATGAGTTGATAAAGAGAGAATGTGTATTATTAGAACAGGCACCAACCAACATTCACACTATCATTATATAAGTTTGAGAGAGTTTCAGAAACAGAGAAAACAGAGGAGGCAGGGCAACCCAAACCCCCAACTAAAACAACCAATTTCCAAACAAACATgataaaatcaatcaatcttcTCTAATCTAATGTGATCTAGTGATTAATACCCCCCAACGACTCTTGATGGGGTTGAACATGGAGCTCCGCTTTTGCGTCCCCCACGGATGGCAGATGCCTTAGGATTATTACGAGAAGGCTGCTGAGGCAGAGGAGGCAGCTTCATATTCTCTTTGTTCGTCATGCTCCTCAGCATATACCTCGGAGTTGGAGTTGGAATTAGAGTCGGAGGAGCCTGTTTCTCGCACTGGCTACTAGTGCTCTTCCGCTGAATTGGAGTTGGagttggaattggaattggagtCTCCACCAGCGCAGAGACCACCGATTTCCTCAAGCTGCTTTGAAGCTTCCTGCTGCTGCTACTGGTAGTACTGGTAAAACTGCTTCTTTTGGCAGACTCTACCGTAACACCCAGCTTATTATTATAGCTTTTAAATTTAGACACAGACGCGGTTGTTGACGAAAAAGAATTTGTTTGAGCCTCTTTGATCTTGTTCTTCCTATTGAGCCGCTCGTTCCTTCTGGCAGAGTACTGCTCGTAAAATCTACCCCTTTCGAACAAAGGGCTCGAAACCAACGAATTCCCACCACCACAATTCATCTTCATATCACTATCCATATCAGCAGCATCACAATTTTCCTTGCCCAATTCGTCACCAACCATCTTGGCTAAAGCCCTCAGTTCCCACGAAATCGACTGGTATTCGGGTCGAAGATCCGCTTCTTCCATCTCCCATGTGCCGCTTGTGCGCCTTGCTTTCTCCGATCTTCTTAAAGACCCTCCTGAACCAATTCATACAAATTAAAATATCCCTATATTTTATAAAATCATTATCAATTCAATTTTAATGTGATTAGAACCGCAcatattcaaaaacaaaaaacgcaTCAGACCTGTTAAAATTGGATCGGCTTGCTGCTGGAACCGGATCTCAGACCGTCCGGATGGGGTTTGCATAACGTTTGAGTTTGATCCGAGGACCCGACGGGGTCGAAGCCTAATTGGTGATTTAGCCAGCGGAGGCTTGCGATCCGGCTTCAACCTTGACATTGATTGATTGTAATAAAACTTGAGAGCAAATTGCCAAATACctacacagagagagagagagagagagagagagagagaggaggagcgGGAGGAGGAGGTTAACTGTATATATCCTTGGTATCTGTGTTGCTTGGTTTTATTGTGTGAAATGACTTGTCGCTTTCGATTCGGCTCCTCCAACGGTCATATATTCGATCCGACGGTGCAGCaatatttgaatattttaaaaCAGTAGGTAGACCGTGTAGATGTTCTTTCCATTAATACCTGGATTTCCCATTTATTTGTGGGGATATGATATATTAGtggtttttctcttttttgagAATGAGGGTTGCCAATATGGTAACCGTTTTATTATTTGAGGATTTGTCAACTAAAACGTTCATCCGTACAAGGTATAAGTTTTTCATAATTCggtaatatttttttaacacttcATAGCTCCCCAGTGGTTCAGGTAAGTGCAATGGCGGAGGCAGGGTCGCGGCAATACATGCCTTTGACCCAACAAGATGTCTTTGTTACAATGAAGATGGCTATAAGGCCATAAACCAATTTTTAGCCCCTTTTTAACAAAACCCAACTTCAATTAGAGCCTTTCGGCCATTGGGTTGGGCATGTTGAGCCCGTCTGGCAGTTCGTTTGTTGTATTGTATTTCAACGATTTAAACGTCAGACTtttaaatttacaaaaaaaaattcaaattcaaaaccaTATGACCGTTTAGTTAAATGATAGTCATTTTAGTGTTTCTTTACAAAATCATATTTGCTCGTTTTCTTCACCACAAATAATgtcttaataattttaaatttatctaatttttttcaCTGAGAATTTATGAATGATGAATTGAAATATAGACGGTGTGAATTCTTGAAAAAAAGTTACAAGGTAAGTATCTTCTGATCTTTAATACATAtacatgtatgtgtgtgtgaatagctaggtgtgtatatatatatatatatatgcatagcTAGCTACCTACTTGCTAGTTTAGATTAACATGATATCGTTAGTAAATTGATGGTCATTATCAagcatgcatatatatgaaTGCACGCTTCGGTCTGATTAACATCAGAAAGTGAGAGTATAttaggtctaaaatatcgatattatgtcaatattttcatcaaaattttcgtatttttggactaccgatatttccgatatcatcgatattttagaccttgataggaactctatgtggtactaagtcactcatgtatcttaccatgcaatgtataaagtgtaaaatattgtactaattcattatatataaatgattatggtatgtttaaacttctttcattaattactacatattttttacactcacaatgtttgccagctcgctatataatcaacttaaatcagttaaatccatcatgcaatgcatttccttccaatttttttgtgataaactaatagataattaactaaataaacatcctgcaaagttttaataaaaatttccaagtttttcttacaatttccgtggtttttattcaatttttatcgatattgataatatcccgatatttccatagaaatttccgtgtttttgaataaccgatatttccgatatcattgatattttagacAAACTAGAGTGGGTCGCTGGATGCCTAGCTAGAAAAGGATAATATTAAagatatcaaaattttaaattaaatttgcaaaccaatgATGTATCACTAAAAGGAAATAAATAGACTAATTAAtgcttaaataataatccaatcattaacaatcatatcatttaatttacaaatttaatttaaattttttaatttccttAGTATTATCCGTTAGAAAATAACCAATGCATATATAGGCATCCATAATATGACAAACAAAGCTGGAGTCGGACAAAGACAGATTGCTTCAACAGATCAATGAAAAGCATAAGTTACATAGCACTAAGTAGCCGTATATGCCTCTCCTCTGTGAGAGTCCTCCTGTGTGAGTGTCCTTTCTCTCCTCTGTGGGAGTGTCCGGTTCCCGACTTTCCTGTTTGTtggcttcttcttttttgtttcccCTAATTTcagttttggtggtttttggctTACTCTGATTTGTTACCCTAATTCCTTTTTCGGTGTCTGTTGGAGTGTTTCTccttttggttttggttgaaaGTTTAGGTTGGGGGCGCTTTGCTCGGGGTTCTGAGAGATGCGGTACCCCTTTTGGGTCCCATTTCGCCTCGCCTTAACTAGGCTCCTGATCTGGTGGGTGGGGTGGCCTTTATTGCAGTACTGTATTGGGAGGGTTAAAGCACAGGGGTTTGGTAAAATGCTTAATGTCCTTAGCCATTTAAGAGCAGTTATTGTTCTAAATGTAATATTACCTTTTATGGTGGTTCAAAATCGCGTCTGGATCTATTTCTGGAGACGAATTGGCTTTGCTGGGTTAAAGAGCAACAGTGGAAGAAACCAACATCAGGAGATTACAGCTTAAGGTATACTTCTCACTGTCTTATTTTCAAGTACCTGGGGTCATACCATGAGTGATGTTCGTGAACATAATCGGGGTAGGGTGTCGGAGGAGGTAGCGGATCTGGTGGTGCAACTAGAAGAATCTCTGGAATTAACAACCATGGAAAAAGGGGTTCAGATGGTGGGGGCAGTTCTTCATGATAAGCCGCTGAATAGGTGGGGGATAAGGAATATCTTGCGTTCTGCTTGGAAAAAGTTGGGAGACGTGCAAATCAAATGGGTGAAAGATAACATATTCAGCATTATTGTTCCGGATGAGAGCTCTGCGAGAAAAATCCTCTCCCGGGTCCCGTGGGCGATGATGAAGAAAAACTTTTCTGTTACAAGGTGGCCCCGGGCTTTAGCTTTGGAGGAAGTTCAGTGGGAAAtggtaggcctggcaattcctgacacgacccgataacccgacacgacacgacacgaaattaacaggtgttcgggtcgacacgataatgaaacgggtcattatcgggtaacccgataagcacctgttaagataacgggtttgttCGGATATACacgtggaaaccacaaaatcttatattatacttaataaaagtatgaataaactattacgtattagtgaatctattgttttgatgggatactcattctacgaaactagtttcaatgatccaaccgtcaaacatgtttgtatatacttcaagatcgcatacgtcaaaaattacaaaaaacaaacattcagagatcaagtaacgggacaaaacctttcgacggttataaacgaaaaatcacgatttaacggtcattttaactccaattttgatgtttttttacaaccacactccttgaccctatataaatacaatgattgaattcgatcttcaatttaaaatatttacactagtggataccacaaaatcttatattatacttaataaaagtatgaataaactattaagtattagtgaatctattgttttgatgggatactcattctacgaaactagtttcaatgatccaaccgtcaaacatgtttatatatacttcgagattgcatacgccaaaaattgcaaaaaacaaacattcagagatcaagtaacgggacaaaacttttcgacggttataaacgaaaaatcacgatttaacggtcattttaactccgattttgatgattttttacaactacactccttaaccctatatgaatacaatgattgaattcgatcttcaatttaaaatatttacactagtggaaaccacaaaatcttatgtcatacttaataaaagtatgaataaactcttaagtattagtgaatctattgttttgatggaatactcattctacgaaactagtttcaatgatctaaccgtcaaacatgtttgtatatatttcgagatcgcatacgccaaaaattgcaaaaaacaaacattcagagagcacggaacgggacaaaacttttcgacggttataaacgaaaaatcacgatttaacggttaatttaactccgattttgatgattttttacaactacactccttgaccttatatgaatacaatgatttaattcgatcttcaatttaaaatatttacactagtggataacacaaaatcttatgtttatacttaataaaagtatggtatagtactattgttttattttttttcataattattttggtaaacttctcataatttgaatgatttttaatgtttggtttttctatgcttagtttatgcagaagatagttatgacgtggaaaaccttactgaaaacatcatcaacataactcttgaaggcaatagatcaagccaaagttccaatgcaatttcatgatgatcgatgtatatcgaggattttgtaaattgaggtttaaacttttgagaaagatttcacaaccttgaaaacaaaaactgcttcattttgcatatccttgcacatttaaaatttgtaatagattagtagtgtatgtattatttttttattaggcttttattttcgagtgtagatgtagtacttaaacgacaaatgtgttttaatgttttgaagtaatatttatatggcaatgtgtggtatgtgcaaatttaagaaaaaatatatatttttcttaacgggtcataacgggtcaggTCACTTTAcctgttgggtaaagtgacacgacctgttaaggacccgttaagataacgggtgtgacacgacatgacccgttaagataacaggtgttacacgaaaacgacacgaacacgactgacacgacccgtttgccaggcctaggaAATGGTCCCGTTCTGGGTCCAAATTAGGGGGATTCCGTTATGTTTTAGTTCGGAATCGAATATTAATAGGTTAGCGAAGGAGATTGGGAAATTTGAGGAGATGGAAAACCCATCTCTGGCTCGGGGGTTTTTGCCCGTCAGAGTGGTGGTTAACACCACTAAACCATTAGTTACGGGCTGTTGGTTGCCACGGAAGCAGAATCAGGATACCTGGATTGAATTTAGGTATGAAAGACTTCAGGATTTTTGCTATCGGTGTGGCAGAATTGGGCATATGAACACGGAGTGCTCCTTTGGTCTGGGAAGGAGTGGAGGTGCGGGTTTTGGAGAATGGAGTAAAGCAGCTCCGATTCGAGATACAACAAAAAATCTGCGACCTGTGCAAAGTAGCCTTAGTGAAAGGAGGTTAGCTGGTATGCCAATGATGGTAGAAAGGGGAAGAAGGAAGCAGCGCGTGGGGGACACGGGGGCTATTGATAGCGGGGAACCAGAAGATCACAATATGGGACCCATCAGTCTTGCTGAGGTCCGCAGTCCAAGGGAGTTGCAGAGTGGGGGACAAATTGGCGGTTCTAGTGATATGAGCATGAGGAAGGAATCTTTTCATTgggttatagaaaaaaatatgcaaGTTGTCAACAGGCAGTTGGTTTTGGGGTATGGTTTTTTAGGCCCTCAAACTTTCAATTCAACGGGTTTTCAAAACCCGCTGGAATTGGGCCCGTCCACCAGGGGTGCTGCAATTAAAGACGTTCTTCAAATTGAGTCTGTGATGGGCCATTCCGCACCAACCCAGGGGCCTTTAGCGGGATTAGGCCAACATGAGGATAGTGAGGCTCAAGTTGCGAATATTACTCACCAGACTGAAGATCGCTCTAATATGGATGATGGGTTTCGACAGAACGTCACGAATCCACAGCAAATCAATTCCAGAGCTGTCTGTAGAAATAAGAGACCGATGGAGATAAAACCAATGGATTTGGCGCTCTCAGCTCAGAAGAAGATTAAGAAGAAAGACAGTGGTGCTTTGCGAAACGACACTGAGCGTTTCCGGAATCCCAGTGGTCATGCGACGTGCGTGGAAGGAGATAGGGAGCAGGAATGAAGGATTCTGCAGGATTCGAATGAGGGAGGTTCATTCCAAGGCGGTGGCGGCTGGCCTTCAACAGCCGCAAGGAAGCCATGACTCACCTACTATGGAACTACCATGGTCTTGGGTCAGACACGGTAATTAGGGCCCTTCGTGGGCTGATTCGAAAGCATAGACCCACTATGATCTTTCTATCTGAGACTAAAATGAAAGATCATAGGCTTGATGGTATTCGAAGGAGATTGGGTTATTCTAATGGTTTTCATGTTCCTCCAGTTGGCAGGGCTGGTGGATTGAGTCTGTGGTGGCAAGACACGCTTAGGGTTATTGTCCTCTTTTCCTCGAAGCATGTCATTGATGTTTGTTATTATCTGGAGGAGGTTAGTTCATGGGTGCGAGGTACTTTTGTTTATGGCACTTCCTATCGTGCCGAAAAGGTGGAGTTTTGGAATTGGCTCCAAAATTCGTTTGGCCCGACGGATATCCCGTGGCTTTGTGGCGGGGATTTTAACGAGTTTATGTGGGATTCTGAAAAATCAGGAGGAACCAACATTTTGTATAATATACCTGCCTTCCTTAGTAATTTTTTGTCCGCGGCGGAGTTGATGGATCTGGGATTCATAGGGCCTAAATTCACTTGGCGTAGGAAAAGGGCTGGGCAACTTATTGAGGAAAGGTTGGATCGGGCAGCTATTAATGTTAGGTGGCAGGACCTTTGGCCCAATTCTATGGTCATTCATGAAACGGCTATTGGTTCTGATCATTGTCCAGTGGTGGTTCAATCTAAGCCTCCGTTCCGAAAAGGTAAAAAGCCTTTTAGATTTGAGGCTTTCTGGGCTAAGGAGGCAGATTGTCGAGATGTTGTGCAAAAAAGTTGGAGTTTGTAAGGCAAGGATAACTGGTTGGATTCGTGGCACCATAAACTCTCGGTCTGTAAGTCTTCTTTGATTAATTGGAGTAGAAACAAGTTTAAGAAAAGAGGGCTGGAGATTGAGGCTTTGGTGAATCATCTGGATAGTCTGCAACTTAACTAGGCGGACAATTTGGAAGAGATAAAGGCTATAACAAATAGAGTTGACCAATTGCGAGAACAAGAGGAGATGTATTGGTTACAGCGATCTAGGGTGAAATGGCTTCGGGAGGGTGATGCGAACACGGCGTTCTTCCATAGTACTACTCTCCATAGGAGAAGGCTTAATAAGATGGCCAAATTTAAGGGAGATGACGGGCTTTGGGTGGAAGATGAGAATCAGGTTTTGGGTCTAGTGGAGGATCATTTTCAAGCCTTGTTTACCTCGGCAGGCAGCATGGATTGGGGAGATACGATTGATTGCATTGAGTCTTTGGTGTCGGACGGGATGAATGCTGAGCTTATTAAACAGGTGTCCGATGAGGAAATTAAGGATGCTGTTTTTCAAATGGGTGGATTGAAAGCTCCGAGGCCGGATGGTTTCCAAGGTCTCTTTTTCCATTCCTACTGGGATATCATATTGGCGGAGGTGAAGGGCTTAGTGGGGGACTTCATGATGGGGGTGGGCATCTCTAAGAGGATTAACTCTACGCATATTGTGTTGATTCCTAAAGTTGCAAGTCCGGAGTCAGTGGCTCAGTACCGGCCTATCAGCTTGtgcaatttttcttttaaaattctttCGAAGGTTTTGGCCAATCGGTTGAAGTCGTTGTTGCCGGAGTTAATCTCGCCTATGCAGAATGTTTTTGTTTCGGATAGGCAAATCCAGGATAATATTGGGATTGCTCACGAATTGTTCCATTTTCTGAAGCTGCGTAAAGTTAAGCGGAAGTTTGAATTGGGTATTAAACTTGATATGCACAAGGCATATGATCGGGTTGAATGGGACTTTTTAGAAGCGGTTTTGCTGAAGATGGGCTTTTGTAGGGGCTGGACGAACTTGATTATGAATTGTGTGACTACTGTGGAGTTTGCTGTGTTACTAAATGGGAAACCAGGGCATCGGTTTACCCCTTCTCGGGGAATCCGGCAGGGTGACCCTCTATCACCTTATTTGTTTCTCTTAGTTAGTGATGTTCTATCCCAGCTAATCCAGCGAGGTGTTGAAGATGGGCTGCTCACTGGAGTTAGAATGAATCTGTCGGGTCCTACTTTATCGCACTTGTTCTTTGCGGATGACACTTTAATTTTTCTCCAGGCTAATTGCCATAATTGTGAAAATATCATGCATATTCTCAACAAGTATTGCTTAGCTTCGGGACAACAGGTTAGCCTCCGTAAGTCCAGTGTGTATTTTGGCAGAAATGCACCTCATCAGTTGCGTGCTCAACTTAGTTCCATCCTCGGAATGAATTCGGTTTCTGACCCGGGGGATTATCTCGGTCTTCCGACTATTTGGGGGAGATCTAAAAGACAAAGCCTTGCTTACGTGAAGGGCAGAATGCTTGGAAAAGTTCAGGGATGGAAACAGTCTTCCCTTTCTCTTGCGGGTAAAGAAGTTTTAATTAAAGCAGTGATTCAAGCTATTCCGTCTTACCCTATGAATCTTTTCAAATTCCCGAAGGTTGTGTGTAAAGACCTGGACTCTATTGCTGCTCGGTTTTGGTGGGGAGATTCTGAAGGCCGGAGGAAGATCTATTGGATGAGTTGGGATCGGTTGAGTCGGCCTAAGTGTGATGGAGGTCTAGGATTTCGGAACTTCCAGGATTTTAACGACGCTTTGCTTGTTAAGCAATGTTGGCGGCTTATTCATAATCCCAACTCTTTATGGGCTAGGACTCTTAAGGCCCGTTATTTTCCTTACTCCTCCTTCTTTGATGCTAAGCTTGGGAGTCGGGCCTCGTGGGCTTGGGCTAGCCTGTTGGTGGGGCGGGATATCCTCAAAGCTGGTGCCCATTGGCAAATTCTGAATGGCAGGGATACTAGACTTTGGATTGATAGATGGCTGCCTTCTCTCCCTATTGGGCATCCTGTTCCCCGTGGTAATATTCCTATTACTGTGAATATGAAGGTTTCCTCCCTTATAAGGGAGAGTACCGGATCCTGGGATATCGAATTCTTACGCCCTTTCATTTCAGATGAGGAGATCACTGCTATTCAAGACACTCATTTGGGAAATTTTTCTACCCGTGATCGTCTGATATGGCCTCTGGAGAAAGGGGGCTGTTACTCGGTTAGATCGGGCTACCACTGGCTTCACTCTCGGCGGCTGGGGGTGGGAGCATCTACCTCTTCAGATGCTTTGTTTTGGAAGGGTGTTTGGAAAATTGATGCTCTTCCCAAAATTCGTAACTTCATCTGGAGAGCAATCAATGAGATGTTGTCCACAATGCGAGGTTTATTCTTGAGACGATCGACCTCATCCCCTGTTTGCCCAATCTGTAAATCTTAGGAGGAATTAGTAGTTCACATGTTGCTGCTTTGTCCTTGGGTGTCACCAGTGTGGTTTGGGGGTCAGCTCGGGCTTCGGTTTTTTGGGAATGGGCCTTCTTCCTTCCTCGGTTGGTTCCAGGGTCTTTTTATTGGGGGACCCTATAAAAAGGATAGGTCGAGGATCCTCTCGGTTATTGCCTTTTCCTGTTGGCACATTTGGAAGGctaggtgcaattttgttttcaatgctGTGGCGGTTGTCCCTTCCCAAGTGATGCATGCTATTTCTTTCTTTGTCGCTTCCTTCTGGGAGGCTAAGACTCCATGCTTCCAAAGAGTCACTTCTAATATTGCTGATCTTGGTCTTGTTCCTCGTTGGTGTCCCCCGCCTAATTCCTTCATTAAAATTAATGTGGATGCTAGCTGGTCTCCGGTTGATGGCAAGGCTTGTTTGGCAGCAGTGTTGCGGGATCATCTGGGCCAGTTTGTGGCGGCTCATAAGATCGCTGTTGTGGTGCAGTCGGCGGTGTTCGCGGAGGCTTTGGCTT includes:
- the LOC126631082 gene encoding uncharacterized protein LOC126631082 translates to MSRLKPDRKPPLAKSPIRLRPRRVLGSNSNVMQTPSGRSEIRFQQQADPILTGGSLRRSEKARRTSGTWEMEEADLRPEYQSISWELRALAKMVGDELGKENCDAADMDSDMKMNCGGGNSLVSSPLFERGRFYEQYSARRNERLNRKNKIKEAQTNSFSSTTASVSKFKSYNNKLGVTVESAKRSSFTSTTSSSSRKLQSSLRKSVVSALVETPIPIPTPTPIQRKSTSSQCEKQAPPTLIPTPTPRYMLRSMTNKENMKLPPLPQQPSRNNPKASAIRGGRKSGAPCSTPSRVVGGY